ccggcccccccccccgcccccccccccccccccccccccccccagcacagTCACTGCAAACGCGCAAACTGCAAACTGTTGTGAGCCTGGAGGAGCCTGGGAGGTCCTCTGGGCGCTGCTAGGTCAGGAATCTCTTGTCAAGGAACGGCCAGCACAGTTTTAACGCCTCCAGCAGCGGGGCCCTGGCCACTAGGTAAATTCTCCCATCTGCACAAAGAGGAACTTCTGAAGTATGGAAGCAGATGGAGGCCATTGACTGTGTCCCTCGGTGGACCTTGGTTGTAGCCACTGACCGCCAGTATGACCCTGCTGTATGACATGTTTCTTAAGCGAGTTTGAACTATGTAATTCCCAAGGACCCTCTCACCTCTGATGGCCACTGAATCTGTGAATTCGACCAGTAGTGACACGAACATTCACGAGACCCACTCTGCAACCTGCTTGAGCTGGGAGCCTCCGTCTTCTCTTCTGTGGAATGGGAaggatcaggctccttgcccctTTGCAGAACGAAACCTTTCGGAGTCAGGCGGTCAGGGATTCAGATCTTGGCCGTCACTTTCAAGCATCGTGACCCTGGCTGACTTCCTCCATCTCTCTTAGCCTGTTTCCTCCCCGGTAGAACAGTGTCCTAGCACCTGCTTTAGAAAGCTGTGACGGTTACACGAAAAAAACCAAGTTTGTCAAGGCTGATCACGGTGTCTGGTTGGCATTTCATACCAGTGGCTGCCCCACCGGTCACAGCAGACTGTGGGTGTCTTTGTGGTTGCAGGTCATCACCGGAGGCCACTACGATGTCGACTGCTACGTGGAGGACCCCCTGGGGAACACCATCTACCGGGAGACCAAGAAGCAGTATGACAGCTTCACCCACCGGGCTGAGGTCAAGGGCGTTTACCAGTTTTGCTTCAGTAATGAGTTTTCCACCTTCTCTCACAAGACCATCTACTTTGATTTTCAAGTGGGCGACGAGCCCCCCATTCTGCCAGACATGGGGAACAGGGTCACCGCTCTCACGCAGGTAAGTGGACATCGGCTGGCCCCGGGCCGGTTCAGCCTTTCTCGTCCAGTCTCGGCTGTGCTCAGCGTCAGCCTCTCCTCGGTCCCGCTCCTGGGCTGGAAGGCTCAGGGTCGGCTTCATCTCTTCGCACATTCAGTCCTCAAGGACACCTTCCCCTCTGAGCCCCCTGCCTTGTCCTGCGGGATCCCTGTGGCTCCTTGCTCCGGCATTCCTGGGTTCCGGCTCAGGCTTGCACGCAGCGCCACTGAGGAAAGGCCTTGCCGAGCCCCCTCTGCTCACACCATCTGTGTCGTAAGGACCAAAGGCATGTTCGCTTGGTAATGTAAGCCGCTGCAGCAGCTACGCCCCGAGGGTCGATGGTCTAGCATGAGAAGTTTTTTGTCCCTTGGGCGATAAATCTAGGTTGGTGGGAAGCTTTCATGCAGGGACTGATCAGGAATTGGGGTTTCTCTTTCCTGTCCcctgtctgctctccctctgcctctcgccACCAGAAGAAGGGGCAGCGAGAAGGCCTCACCTGTTTCTTAGACACCCTGGCCCCGGGGGATCAGGCTGGTCAGGTTGCTGAGCTCGGATGTTGTAACAGGCTGAGGAGGTGCCCGTTAGATACTGGAAGATCCCAGTGAGTGGGGCGGAGGCTGCTGTCGCAGGAGGGGGTGCTCCCAGGGGTCTGTGAATCCCACCACGTGATTGCCCTCAGGTCTCCCGTGGTGCCCACACCAGGTCCTGAGGGACACCAGGAAGGCCATGTTAGTGCCTGTTGCCCTTTGGGACTGGGTCTCCTTCCCTGGCACAGATCTTATCTGAGACTTTCCAGCACCTGGTGCCCGTCTAGGGCCTCTGGACTCTGACCCAGGCCTTGACCATGGTGCCTTGTGTGGCACCTCTGACGTGTCGTGTGGCACCTCTGACGTGTCGTGTGGCTTGGGagtcctccctgtccctcctcctttTGCCTCCCTCCGTTTGTGGTGATTCTGGAGCCTtgggaggaggctggaggggcaGCTTGTCCAGCTGAGCCCTGCGGCCAGGACCCAGGGCTCAGGGCGCACCCGCGACGGGTAAGCGCAGCGTGTGCAGGGTTTCTGCATGAGCCCGGGACAGAAGTAAACGGAGAGTGGACTTCCAGCCTGGAGACCCAGACAGGCCCTTTCCTCTTGTTTGTAAACAACGTCTGTGTGTATTTACGCATACTAAATGCATGTGTGGGTACATAGGCCCACACACGTGCAGAcacatgtacgtgtgtgtgtccCCATCTGTCCCCAAATTTCGAGGATGGCCATGCCCAGGTCTGCTCTTGCCCCCAGAGCGCAGCCCCTTCCAGACCGGCTCCCACTGGCCCCTCGCGGCATCCTGGCTCCCAGAGGCCTTGCAGAGTGGGGTTCTCAGCCTGCCGTGGCAGCAAAGGGTCAACCCCGAGGCCTTTACCGTGAGCCCCCGCACCTGCTCTCCTCCCCACACATCCCTGAGCCCAGTGGGCCTCCGTGCGCCTCACCTGCCTTCTGTTGGCCCGctgccctccttcctctgcccctccaccaggCAGACGCAGACGCCGGCTTCCCCCTGTGCCGCCTGGGGCCGCGGTGGCCGCACGTGGACGCGTCCCTCCTGTTTCAGCGCCCAGTGTGACcgcctccctcttcctgcccagaTGGAGTCGGCCTGCGTGACCATCCACGAGGCTCTGAAGACGGTGATCGACTCGCAGACGCATTACCGGCTCCGCGAGGCACAGGACCGGGCCCGGGCTGAAGACCTCAACAGCCGTGTCTCGTACTGGTCGGTCGGCGAGACCGTTGCCCTGTTCGTGGTCAGCTTCAGCCAGGTGCTGCTGCTGAAGAGCTTCTTCACGGAGAAGCGGGCTGGCCCCCGGGCGCCGCACTCCTAGGCCACTGCGTCACGGGCTCCTGCCGGCCCGAGGGCGACCCTGGGCTGGGGCACCCCACTGCTTACTCCTCGTACCCCAGCAGCCGGCGCCCTCCGAGCCTGATGATCCAGAGGCTTCTAGGCACATTCCATGGGGAACACCAAGAAAAGCGTGCTGTTGGGCTTGGACTGGCCACTGTGGGGGGCCCAGCCTGGCTGGAGGAGGAACCCCGGGTACTCAAGCCTCTTGGGGCGGTGCAGGGACCCCCTCTGTCCACGGTGCATGGGTCGTCGGGCCTGTGTGTGTCCTGTCCTCTGTGGACAAGGAGGGGCCGTCGTCTGGCTTGTCTCTGTGGGGCTCACTGGGTCTGTGGAGACAGGCCCTGAGGCGGCTTTGCAGAGACCCCCGCCCCAGGTGAGCAGCTGTGTCCTCTGTGGAGGCAGGAGCCCGGAGGCCTGGTGCCCGTGGTAAGCCGTGGGTCTCCCGGATGCAGCCCTCTGGTCAGTAAAAGCTAAGCAGGAGCTCCACGTAGACctgtgcctttctctctctgccctggagGAGCGTGCGGCTTCCCAGGGAACGGGGTGTCCGCAGAGAGTGTGCGGGAGAGCAGGCACTGCCCTCGAGGCGTGCGTGGACACCCCGCACGGCCTGGGCTCCGCTGCCCTCCTCCCAGTGGAATGACAGCAGTGACATGGGGACTGTGCTTTCTCTCATCTCCGACTCCAGAGGTCACTGTTGAAACAGCTGATCATCGTCGAGTCAAGCTGTGGGCCGAGCACGGGAAGGGACAGAGCTGTCAGCAGCTGTCCTGGGCTGTGTCCACGGcagccacactgggctctgtcAAACCTGGGTCAGACCATGTCCCCCGGGTCAACACCGCCCGTGGCTCCACGTGTTCTCAGGTCCTGGCCCCATCCTTGTTGGGGGCCATGAGGTTGTACCTCACCGGGCTGCTGGCTGCTCGGCTCCGTGTCCTCTTGTCCCTCTGCCCAGGTCTCCTCACTATTCAAGTAACACACCAGGCCAtgcctctgccccagggcctttgcacatgccgcATCCTATTAGaactccccctccctctccctgataACCTGTGCAATCCCCCCTTGTCTCGTGGCTAGATGTCACATTATTGGCGAGTTAACCCTCACCGCTCTGTTCAGGATGgcacctgcccacctgcccccacccgtCTCCCTGTCCCTGTTTTACTTTTCAGCTACGTATCACCACTGATACGTAGTTTTACTCGTCTGTTTGCTGTCCT
This Mustela nigripes isolate SB6536 chromosome 13, MUSNIG.SB6536, whole genome shotgun sequence DNA region includes the following protein-coding sequences:
- the TMED3 gene encoding transmembrane emp24 domain-containing protein 3 isoform X2, whose amino-acid sequence is MGRAGARSASALLLLLLLVLLRAERPRGAELTFELPDSARQCFHEDVEQGARFSLDYQVITGGHYDVDCYVEDPLGNTIYRETKKQYDSFTHRAEVKGVYQFCFSNEFSTFSHKTIYFDFQVGDEPPILPDMGNRVTALTQADADAGFPLCRLGPRWPHVDASLLFQRPV
- the TMED3 gene encoding transmembrane emp24 domain-containing protein 3 isoform X1, whose product is MGRAGARSASALLLLLLLVLLRAERPRGAELTFELPDSARQCFHEDVEQGARFSLDYQVITGGHYDVDCYVEDPLGNTIYRETKKQYDSFTHRAEVKGVYQFCFSNEFSTFSHKTIYFDFQVGDEPPILPDMGNRVTALTQMESACVTIHEALKTVIDSQTHYRLREAQDRARAEDLNSRVSYWSVGETVALFVVSFSQVLLLKSFFTEKRAGPRAPHS